A stretch of Ischnura elegans chromosome 4, ioIscEleg1.1, whole genome shotgun sequence DNA encodes these proteins:
- the LOC124157853 gene encoding uncharacterized protein LOC124157853 isoform X1 yields MEGFYEKQKTYLRKINNSFINFKKEGATKMNRGSYNAEEVYLQRKGEFEEFLINLVSASSKSERNGENKTSHSEGDHLVRLPVPELPKFSGDFRNWETFRDLLKSMIIDRKDISQVAKLQYLLSCLSGEAADLVRTIPITEENFTLAWQSLQNYYENNRRITSAHLAALFDLKSMQNESVSELRRIYAGTVNPLLSLEALRRPVCHWDDLIVFITERRLDPQTRRDWEIKLENSTAPPTYEMLKNFLKTKIMSLDSLESCGNKQSSGSPKGMQQRRQFHEKSGSYKSKSFHMGGSTVMKNPLCALCGRNHWLAYCETFRDKSVEQRKEFVLSKNLCFNCFGQHVLRNCISKKSCQVCHKKHHTFLHEPSTNSESSKNCVKNQSTSSFPVFTEESIERKLTNVIDSKPETVLLSTAWVKVQGPHGNVVLARALLDQCAQSSFITESLCQRLRLDKKSASVVVSGLGNSHHMKCKGSVSVIIKPRFMSTFSCHTEALVVPKVTLYKPSLLTRDNWPHLKELELADPKYYQAEQIDLLLGAAVHARVVEGRVVKGEANHPIAMATALGWILSGETNAVLPHTSAVFTIQQDDHEIHTALAKQKDVIKLCMVGGFSLRKWHSNSSTLLQWLPQELLANEPESLFANESIFAVLGLNWQPSEDCFNFNAKIDQKVEQWTKRLVLSKVAKLFDPLGWIAPVIIWPKTVFNRRTNEQSKIPIVLSTNNATIKASGFNIFQKYTNLKTTVHVMAYVIRFLQAKKLVHPIFSASWFNVELMNADVILNPSEVIRARLLLVYIAQRQSFSKEISILEKNEIIPKNSVLIRLTPFIDQKLLKVGGRLKHSLLSEDEKHPLIIPSDHPLTRLIIEDCHKRTLHGGVQLTLTTLRTQYWVLKGLQKIKEIIHKCVVCQRYRKSTSYQIMGNLPQYRTMPNRPFSKSGVDYAGPVSIKTSPGKCRSSYKGFICVFVCLSTRAVHLEAVSNYTSEAFIAAFRRFVGRRGHCSLLLSDKGTNFVGADRELKELFQRSSNFTRTLAEALASNGTEWRFNPPTAPHFGGIWEAAVKSTKHHLRRVIGETKLTFEELSTLLCQVEACLNSRPLVPLSDDPNDIQALTPAHFLIQSSSYLIPEPALIEENIPTLKRWQMVQQMLQHYWRRWSREYLQSLQQRQKWATSTPNIKAGDLVIACNDNTPPARWQLARVIKVHPGDDGYVRVVTIQTANSVLKRPVNNLIILK; encoded by the exons ATGGAAGGCTTTTATGAAAAGCAAAAGACTTAtctaaggaaaattaataattccttcataaactttaaaaaagaaggTGCTACAAAAATGAATCGCGGATCTT ATAATGCTGAGGAAGTGTACTTGCAACGAAAGGGTGAGTTTGAGGAATTTCTGATAAACCTTGTATCAGCATCAAGTAAAAGTGAACGGAATGGTGAGAATAAAACTTCCCATAGTGAGGGTGATCACCTTGTTAGATTACCTGTCCCGGAGTTACCTAAATTCTCAGGTGATTTCCGAAATTGGGAAACTTTTCGAGATCTCCTGAAGTCTATGATAATAGATCGCAAAGATATTTCGCAGGTTGCTAAATTGCAATACCTGTTAAGCTGTCTTTCTGGTGAAGCTGCTGACCTGGTACGTACTATTCCTATCACAGAAGAAAATTTCACTCTTGCGTGGCAATCTTTGCAAAATTATTACGAGAATAATAGACGCATAACTAGTGCTCACCTTGCTGCGCTGTTTGATCTTAAATCGATGCAAAACGAGTCAGTATCTGAATTACGCCGCATTTATGCCGGCACAGTGAACCCCTTGCTCTCACTTGAAGCGTTGCGACGTCCAGTATGTCATTGGGatgatttaattgtatttataacTGAAAGGAGATTAGACCCACAAACGCGACGTGATTGGGAAATTAAATTAGAGAATTCAACTGCACCTCCTACGTATGAGATGcttaaaaatttcctcaaaacaaaaataatgagtttggaCAGTCTGGAAAGTTGTGGTAACAAACAATCTTCGGGATCTCCCAAGGGCATGCAACAGCGACGTCAATTTCATGAAAAGAGTGGATCATACAAATCAAAGAGTTTTCATATGGGCGGATCAACCGTAATGAAAAATCCCTTGTGTGCTTTGTGTGGCCGCAACCATTGGTTGGCGTATTGTGAAACATTTCGTGATAAATCAGTAGAGCAACGGAAGGAATTTGTCCTTTCTAAGAATCTTTGTTTCAATTGTTTTGGACAACATGTTTTGAGAAATTGCATATCAAAAAAGAGCTGTCAGGTTTGCCATAAAAAGCATCATACATTTTTACATGAGCCTTCAACTAATTCTGAATCTTCGAAAAACTGTGTGAAGAACCAATCAACAAGCTCTTTTCCTGTTTTTACTGAAGAATCTATCGAACGTAAACTAACTAATGTGATCGATAGCAAGCCTGAGACAGTACTTCTTTCCACTGCGTGGGTAAAAGTGCAAGGACCTCATGGAAATGTTGTGTTAGCTAGAGCATTACTTGACCAATGCGCTCAGTCTAGTTTCATCACGGAATCACTTTGTCAAAGACTTAGACTTGATAAAAAATCAGCTTCGGTGGTTGTCAGTGGACTTGGTAACAGTCATCATATGAAATGCAAAGGCTCTGTTAGTGTTATAATTAAGCCAAGATTCATGTCTACTTTTAGCTGTCACACTGAAGCTCTGGTGGTACCCAAGGTAACGTTGTACAAACCGAGTCTTCTAACCAGGGATAACTGGCCTCATCTGAAGGAGTTGGAGCTTGCTGATCCCAAATACTACCAGGCTGAACAAATCGATCTACTCCTTGGAGCCGCGGTGCACGCCCGAGTCGTGGAGGGTAGAGTCGTCAAAGGGGAAGCAAACCATCCGATTGCCATGGCCACAGCCCTAGGGTGGATCTTATCTGGTGAGACAAATGCGGTCCTACCGCACACTTCAGCTGTATTTACGATTCAACAAGATGATCATGAGATTCACACCGCATTGGCTAAGCAAAAAGATGTCATTAAATTGTGCATGGTGGGCGGTTTTTCCCTTCGCAAATGGCATTCAAATAGTTCTACTCTACTTCAGTGGTTGCCACAAGAGCTATTAGCCAATGAACCGGAATCACTCTTTGCGAATGAATCAATATTTGCAGTTTTGGGACTTAATTGGCAACCCAGTGAAGACTGTTTTAACTTCAATGCTAAAATTGATCAAAAGGTAGAGCAATGGACTAAACGATTAGTGTTATCCAAGGTAGCTAAACTATTTGATCCATTAGGCTGGATTGCGCCAGTGATAATATGGCCAAAAACAGTTTTTAATAGAAGAACTAATGAACAATCGAAAATTCCTATTGTTTTATCAACAAATAATGCAACAATTAAAGCTAGTGGCTTTAATATCTTTCAAAAGTACACTAATCTAAAAACTACAGTGCATGTCATGGCTTATGTGATACGTTTTCTACAAGCAAAAAAACTAGTGCATCCAATTTTCAGTGCATCATGGTTTAATGTTGAATTAATGAATGCTGATGTAATTTTGAATCCAAGTGAAGTTATCAGAGCTCGTTTATTGTTAGTGTACATAGCACAACGGCAATcattttctaaagaaatttcgatcttggagaaaaatgaaattattcctaaGAACAGTGTGCTTATCAGGTTAACGCCATTTATTGatcaaaagttattaaaagtGGGAGGAAGATTAAAGCATTCATTACTTTCTGAGGATGAGAAACATCCGTTGATCATACCCAGTGATCATCCACTCACACGCTTAATCATCGAAGACTGCCATAAACGTACACTGCATGGTGGGGTACAGCTAACTCTTACAACACTACGCACACAGTACTGGGTATTGAAAGGACTGCAGAAAATCAAAGAGATAATCCATAAATGTGTTGTGTGCCAACGTTACAGAAAAAGTACTTCATATCAAATCATGGGTAATTTGCCACAATACAGAACAATGCCTAACAGACCTTTCTCAAAATCTGGTGTTGATTATGCTGGACCTGTGAGCATTAAGACCTCACCAGGAAAGTGTAGAAGTTCATACAAAGGTTTCATATGTGTTTTTGTATGTCTGAGCACTCGTGCTGTGCATTTGGAAGCAGTTTCTAATTACACTTCTGAAGCATTTATTGCAGCGTTCCGACGATTTGTTGGGAGACGAGGTCATTGCTCCTTGTTATTAAGTGACAAGGGAACTAATTTTGTGGGTGCTGACAGAGAATTAAAAGAACTGTTCCAGAGATCTTCCAACTTCACCCGCACCCTCGCTGAGGCCTTAGCATCTAATGGAACGGAGTGGCGTTTCAATCCCCCCACAGCCCCACATTTTGGTGGGATCTGGGAAGCGGCAGTCAAGTCAACAAAGCATCATCTAAGACGAGTTATCGGGGAAACAAAGTTGACTTTCGAGGAACTGTCAACTCTATTGTGTCAAGTGGAAGCATGTTTGAATTCCCGCCCGCTTGTTCCCTTATCAGATGATCCTAATGATATCCAAGCGTTGACTCCtgctcattttttaattcaatcttcATCTTATCTAATTCCAGAGCCAGcattaattgaggaaaatattccaACTTTAAAGAGATGGCAAATGGTACAGCAAATGCTTCAGCATTATTGGCGACGCTGGTCGAGGGAGTACTTGCAATCTCTACAGCAACGACAGAAATGGGCAACATCAACCCCAAACATCAAGGCTGGGGATCTCGTGATTGCCTGCAACGACAACACTCCACCAGCGCGTTGGCAACTAGCCAGAGTAATAAAAGTTCACCCGGGTGATGATGGATATGTCCGAGTTGTGACAATTCAAACTGCAAATTCAGTGCTTAAAAGACCAGTGAAtaatctaataattttaaaatga
- the LOC124157853 gene encoding uncharacterized protein LOC124157853 isoform X2, translating to MEGFYEKQKTYLRKINNSFINFKKEGATKMNRGSCKVRMECIDNYWQKINDAHEQLLESEYLDLQNDYFCSHFLDNAEEVYLQRKGEFEEFLINLVSASSKSERNGENKTSHSEGDHLVRLPVPELPKFSGDFRNWETFRDLLKSMIIDRKDISQVAKLQYLLSCLSGEAADLVRTIPITEENFTLAWQSLQNYYENNRRITSAHLAALFDLKSMQNESVSELRRIYAGTVNPLLSLEALRRPVCHWDDLIVFITERRLDPQTRRDWEIKLENSTAPPTYEMLKNFLKTKIMSLDSLESCGNKQSSGSPKGMQQRRQFHEKSGSYKSKSFHMGGSTVMKNPLCALCGRNHWLAYCETFRDKSVEQRKEFVLSKNLCFNCFGQHVLRNCISKKSCQVCHKKHHTFLHEPSTNSESSKNCVKNQSTSSFPVFTEESIERKLTNVIDSKPETVLLSTAWVKVQGPHGNVVLARALLDQCAQSSFITESLCQRLRLDKKSASVVVSGLGNSHHMKCKGSVSVIIKPRFMSTFSCHTEALVVPKVTLYKPSLLTRDNWPHLKELELADPKYYQAEQIDLLLGAAVHARVVEGRVVKGEANHPIAMATALGWILSEPALIEENIPTLKRWQMVQQMLQHYWRRWSREYLQSLQQRQKWATSTPNIKAGDLVIACNDNTPPARWQLARVIKVHPGDDGYVRVVTIQTANSVLKRPVNNLIILK from the exons ATGGAAGGCTTTTATGAAAAGCAAAAGACTTAtctaaggaaaattaataattccttcataaactttaaaaaagaaggTGCTACAAAAATGAATCGCGGATCTTGTAAGGTTCGAATGGAGTGCATTGACAATTATtggcaaaaaattaatgatgctcATGAACAATTacttgaaagtgaatatttagATTTACAGAATGATTATTTTTGCTCTCATTTCCTAGATAATGCTGAGGAAGTGTACTTGCAACGAAAGGGTGAGTTTGAGGAATTTCTGATAAACCTTGTATCAGCATCAAGTAAAAGTGAACGGAATGGTGAGAATAAAACTTCCCATAGTGAGGGTGATCACCTTGTTAGATTACCTGTCCCGGAGTTACCTAAATTCTCAGGTGATTTCCGAAATTGGGAAACTTTTCGAGATCTCCTGAAGTCTATGATAATAGATCGCAAAGATATTTCGCAGGTTGCTAAATTGCAATACCTGTTAAGCTGTCTTTCTGGTGAAGCTGCTGACCTGGTACGTACTATTCCTATCACAGAAGAAAATTTCACTCTTGCGTGGCAATCTTTGCAAAATTATTACGAGAATAATAGACGCATAACTAGTGCTCACCTTGCTGCGCTGTTTGATCTTAAATCGATGCAAAACGAGTCAGTATCTGAATTACGCCGCATTTATGCCGGCACAGTGAACCCCTTGCTCTCACTTGAAGCGTTGCGACGTCCAGTATGTCATTGGGatgatttaattgtatttataacTGAAAGGAGATTAGACCCACAAACGCGACGTGATTGGGAAATTAAATTAGAGAATTCAACTGCACCTCCTACGTATGAGATGcttaaaaatttcctcaaaacaaaaataatgagtttggaCAGTCTGGAAAGTTGTGGTAACAAACAATCTTCGGGATCTCCCAAGGGCATGCAACAGCGACGTCAATTTCATGAAAAGAGTGGATCATACAAATCAAAGAGTTTTCATATGGGCGGATCAACCGTAATGAAAAATCCCTTGTGTGCTTTGTGTGGCCGCAACCATTGGTTGGCGTATTGTGAAACATTTCGTGATAAATCAGTAGAGCAACGGAAGGAATTTGTCCTTTCTAAGAATCTTTGTTTCAATTGTTTTGGACAACATGTTTTGAGAAATTGCATATCAAAAAAGAGCTGTCAGGTTTGCCATAAAAAGCATCATACATTTTTACATGAGCCTTCAACTAATTCTGAATCTTCGAAAAACTGTGTGAAGAACCAATCAACAAGCTCTTTTCCTGTTTTTACTGAAGAATCTATCGAACGTAAACTAACTAATGTGATCGATAGCAAGCCTGAGACAGTACTTCTTTCCACTGCGTGGGTAAAAGTGCAAGGACCTCATGGAAATGTTGTGTTAGCTAGAGCATTACTTGACCAATGCGCTCAGTCTAGTTTCATCACGGAATCACTTTGTCAAAGACTTAGACTTGATAAAAAATCAGCTTCGGTGGTTGTCAGTGGACTTGGTAACAGTCATCATATGAAATGCAAAGGCTCTGTTAGTGTTATAATTAAGCCAAGATTCATGTCTACTTTTAGCTGTCACACTGAAGCTCTGGTGGTACCCAAGGTAACGTTGTACAAACCGAGTCTTCTAACCAGGGATAACTGGCCTCATCTGAAGGAGTTGGAGCTTGCTGATCCCAAATACTACCAGGCTGAACAAATCGATCTACTCCTTGGAGCCGCGGTGCACGCCCGAGTCGTGGAGGGTAGAGTCGTCAAAGGGGAAGCAAACCATCCGATTGCCATGGCCACAGCCCTAGGGTGGATCTTATCTG AGCCAGcattaattgaggaaaatattccaACTTTAAAGAGATGGCAAATGGTACAGCAAATGCTTCAGCATTATTGGCGACGCTGGTCGAGGGAGTACTTGCAATCTCTACAGCAACGACAGAAATGGGCAACATCAACCCCAAACATCAAGGCTGGGGATCTCGTGATTGCCTGCAACGACAACACTCCACCAGCGCGTTGGCAACTAGCCAGAGTAATAAAAGTTCACCCGGGTGATGATGGATATGTCCGAGTTGTGACAATTCAAACTGCAAATTCAGTGCTTAAAAGACCAGTGAAtaatctaataattttaaaatga